A DNA window from Pleurodeles waltl isolate 20211129_DDA chromosome 12, aPleWal1.hap1.20221129, whole genome shotgun sequence contains the following coding sequences:
- the LOC138267050 gene encoding uncharacterized protein, giving the protein MKGSIGDSKNDTKKGSTGNSKSDTNRGSVGDSKNDTKKGSIDDSKSDTKKGSIGDSKNTTKKGSIGDSKNNTKKGSIGDRKSDTKKGSISDNKSDTKKGSIGDSKNDTKKGSIGNSKSDTKKGSVGDSKNDTKKGSIGDSKSDTKKGSIGDSKNNTKKGSIGDSNSDTKKGSIVESKNNTKKGSLGDSKSDSKKGSTGDSKNDTKKGPISDNKSDTKTGSIARVTPRKDPLVTARTTPRKNSLGDSKSDTKKGSIGDSKSVSKKGSICDSKNDTKKGSTGDSKNDTKKGSIGDSKSDTKKGSIGDSKNDTKKGPISDNKSDTKKGSIGSIGDNKNDTKKGSISDNKSNTKKRSSGDSKNNTKKGSIGDNKSDTKKGFIGDNKSDTKKGSIGDSKSYTKKGSISDSKSNTKKGSIGDSKNDTKKGSIGDSKNDTKKGSIGDSKNTTEKGSIGDSKSDTKKGSISDSKSDTKKGSISDKSDTKKGSIGDSKSDTKKGSISDSKSDTKKGSISDNKSDTKKGSNGDSKSDKKGSIGDSKSDTKKGSIGDNKSDTKKGSIGESKNDTKKRSIGKSKNNTKEGSIGDSKNDTMKGSIGDSKSDTKKGSIGDSKSDTKKGSIGDSKNNTKKGSLGDSKSDTKKGSIGDSKSDSKKGSIGDSKNNTKKGSIGDSKNDTKKGSIGSIGDNKNDTKKGSISDNRSYPKKGSIGDSKRGTKKGSIGDSKSNTKKGSIGDSKNDNKKGSIGYSKNDSKSNTKKGSIGDSKNDTKKGSIGDSKNNTKKGSISDSKSHTKTGSIGDSKNDSKSNTKKGSVGDSKNNTKKGES; this is encoded by the exons ATGAAAGGATCCATTGGTGACAGCAAGAACGACACCAAGAAAGGATCCACTGGTAACAGCAAGAGTGACACCAACAGAGGATCTGTTGGTGACAGCAAGAACGACACCAAGAAAGGATCCATTGATGACAGCAAGAGCGACACCAAGAAAGGATCCATTGGTGACAGCAAGAACACCACCAAAAAAGGATCCATTGGTGACAgcaagaacaacaccaagaaaggaTCCATTGGTGACCGCAAGAGCGACACCAAGAAAGGATCCATTAGTGACAACAAGAGCGACACCAAGAAAGGGTCCATTGGTGACAGCAAGAACGACACCAAGAAAGGATCCATTGGTAACAGCAAGAGTGACACCAAGAAAGGATCCGTTGGTGACAGCAAGAATGACACCAAGAAAGGATCCATTGGTGACAGCAAGAGCGACACCAAGAAGGGATCCATTGGTGACAGCAAGAACAACACAAAGAAAGGATCCATTGGTGACAGCAATAGTGACACCAAGAAAGGATCCATTGTTGAGAgcaagaacaacaccaagaaaggaTCCCTTGGTGACAGCAAGAGCGACAGCAAGAAAGGATCCACTGGTGACAGCAAGAACGACACCAAGAAAGGACCCATTAGTGACAACAAGAGCGACACCAAGACAGGATCCATTG CAAGAGTGACACCAAGAAAGGATCCGTTGGTGACAgcaagaacaacaccaagaaagaaTTCCCTTGGTGACAGCAAGAGCGACACCAAAAAAGGATCCATTGGTGACAGCAAGAGCGTCAGCAAGAAAGGATCCATTTGTGACAGCAAGAACGACACCAAGAAAGGATCCACTGGTGACAGCAAGAATGACACCAAGAAAGGATCCATTGGTGACAGCAAGAGTGACACCAAGAAAGGATCCATTGGTGACAGCAAGAACGACACCAAGAAAGGACCCATTAGTGACAACAAGAGCGACACCAAGAAAGGATCCATTG GATCCATTGGTGACAACAAGAACGACACCAAGAAAGGATCCATTAGTGACAACAAGAGCAATACCAAGAAAAGATCCAGTGGTGACAgcaagaacaacaccaagaaaggaTCCATTGGTGACAACAAGAGCGACACCAAGAAAGGATTCATTGGTGACAACAAGAGCGACACCAAGAAAGGATCCATTGGTGACAGCAAGAGCTACACCAAGAAAGGATCCATTAGTGACAGCAAGAGCAACACCAAGAAAGGATCCATTGGTGACAGCAAGAATGACACCAAGAAAGGATCCATTGGTGACAGCAAGAATGACACCAAGAAAGGATCCATTGGTGACAGCAAGAACACCACAGAGAAAGGATCCATCGGTGACAGCAAGAGCGACACCAAGAAAGGATCCATTAGCGACAGCAAGAGCGACACCAAGAAAGGATCCATTAGTGACAAGAGCGACACCAAGAAAGGATCCATTGGTGACAGCAAGAGTGACACCAAGAAAGGATCCATTAGTGACAGCAAGAGCGACACCAAGAAAGGATCCATTAGTGACAACAAGAGCGACACCAAGAAAGGATCCAATGGTGACAGCAAGAGTGACAAGAaaggatccattggtgacagtaagagCGACACCAAGAAAGGATCCATTGGTGACAACAAGAGTGACACCAAGAAAGGATCCATTGGTGAGAGCAAGAACGACACCAAGAAACGATCCATTGGTAAGAGCAAGAACAACACCAAGGAAGGATCCATTGGTGACAGCAAGAACGACACCATGAAAGGTTCCATTGGTGACAGCAAGAGCGACACAAAGAAAGGATCCATTGGTGACAGCAAGAGTGACACCAAGAAAGGATCCATTGGTGACAgcaagaacaacaccaagaaaggaTCCCTTGGTGACAGTAAGAGCGACACCAAGAAAGGATCCATTGGTGACAGCAAGAGCGACAGCAAGAAAGGATCCATTGGTGACAGCAAAAACAACACCAAGAAAGGATCCATTGGTGACAGCAAGAATGACACCAAGAAAGGATCCATTG GATCCATTGGTGACAACAAGAATGACACCAAGAAAGGATCCATTAGTGACAACAGGAGTTACCCCAAGAAAGGATCCATTGGTGACAGCAAAAGGGGCACCAAGAAAGGATCCATTGGTGACAGCAAGAGCAACACCAAGAAAGGATCCATTGGTGACAGCAAGAATGACAATAAGAAAGGATCCATTGGTTACAGCAAGAACGACAGCAAGAGCAACACCAAGAAAGGATCCATTGGTGACAGCAAGAATGACACCAAGAAAGGATCCATTGGTGACAgcaagaacaacaccaagaaaggaTCCATTAGTGACAGCAAGAGCCACACCAAGACAGGATCCATTGGTGACAGCAAGAACGACAGCAAGAGCAACACCAAGAAAGGATCTGTTGGTGACAgcaagaacaacaccaagaaaggaGAGTCTTAG